One stretch of Pieris brassicae chromosome 8, ilPieBrab1.1, whole genome shotgun sequence DNA includes these proteins:
- the LOC123712842 gene encoding kinesin-like protein unc-104 isoform X9 — protein sequence MSSVKVAVRVRPFNSREIARESKCIIEMSGNTTVIVNPKVPPGSKESAKSFNFDFSYWSHNPSDSDFSSQVMVYKDIGEEMLQHSFDGYNICIFAYGQTGAGKSYTMMGRGEDGQEGIIPQICKDLFRRIKQTTSEDLTYSVEVSYMEIYCERVRDLLNPKNKGNLRVREHPALGPYVEDLSKLAVMSYQDIYDLIDEGNKARTVAATNMNETSSRSHAVFTIFFTQQRYDKTTNLVSEKVSKISLVDLAGSERADSTGAKGTRLKEGANINKSLTTLGKVISALAEISASKSKKSKKADFIPYRDSVLTWLLRENLGGNSKTAMIAAISPADINYDETLSTLRYADRAKQIVCKAVVNEDANAKLIRELKEEIFKLRELLKAEGIDVEEGPDGRVVYEKKETREPSPMRKKNEEEVLSPKLSRAATTIAEEAVDQLQASEKLIAELNETWEEKLKRTEQIRVQREAVFAEMGLAVKEGITVGVYSPKKTPHLVNLNEDPNLSECLIYYIKDGLTRVGTAEANVPQDIQLSGSHIVSEHCIFENTDGVICLIPHRGALVYVNGREVTEPIILKTGSRVILGKNHVFRFTDPSQPREEPVSNKKLADTPGVVEKDSDTTENQNVDWDFAQCELLEKQGIDLKQEMQKRLCALEEQFRKEKEHADQQFEEQRKNYEARIDALQRQVEEQSVTMSMYSSYTPEDFHNDEDIFVNPLFETECWSAREVGLAAWAFRKWKYHQFTSLRDDLWGNAIFLKEANAISVELRKKVQFQFTLLTDTPFSPLPAELAPRDDADDEYRPSAPTVVAVEVTDTKNGATHYWTLEKLRRRLELMRQIYNMNESACSEDDEPTPTIRPPSPPIQAKQDDLLQCISACAQQTRLSLANLLPSRQRLELMREMYHNEAELSPTSPDHNIESVTGGDPFYDRFPWFRLVGRSFVYLSNLLYPVPLIHKVAIVNEKGDVKGYLRVAVQAVVDAEKNNADFVAGVKQSAKISFDDDIVPTRSRLKTLSTIEKNNAINLEDRPDQDSNIKIEELAAAECDADSGRGDSSLASELKDDELPEHLTPGKEFTFRVTVLQAHSVSTDYADVFCQFNFLHRNEDAFSTEPVKNAGKNTPLGFYHVQNITVPVTKSFVEYIKTQPIVFEVFGHYQQHPLHKDAKQDGPVAGRTPPRRMLPPSIPISAPVRSPKWGAASVAPPCCSSHLHSKHDLLVWFEICELAPSGEYVPAVFEHSDDLPCRGLFLLHQGIQRRIRITILHEPSSDLQWTDVRELVVGRIRNSPEANEDTSDGDEDGALSLGLFPGERPNLDDRAVFRFEAAWDSSLHGSPLLNRVSANGEVVYITLSAYLEIENCGRPAIVTKDLSVVVVGREARTGRSLRRALFGSKMARADRLTGVYELSLHRALEPGVQRRQRRVLDTSGTYVRGEENLHGWRPRGDSLIFDHQWELEKMTRLEQVGRTRHLLALRERLRHGHENTVAPNDFTKTEKEVCNMAAKAASECAHTRDESLYEPWEMSPKEKELTTKYIKLIQGRIGTNANKEVETAVSPATPVDEGVSADISTPSLLSSIHSASSFELCSPERALLEKSISGWGCGVGAPMGPMSVSGVGGALYVPECEEVRVSAAVARRGYLNVLQHGTHGWKKRWLVVRRPYVFMYRDERDPIERALINLANAHVEYSEDQEQMVRMPNTFSVVSKERGYLLQTLGDKEVHDWLYAINPLLAGQIRSRSARRTTGEKGSPNKASPEKGQLAA from the exons TAATCGTGAATCCAAAGGTTCCACCGGGCTCCAAGGAGAGTGCAAAAAGTTTCAACTTTGATTTCTCATATTGGTCGCATAAC cCAAGTGATTCCGACTTCTCCTCCCAAGTGATGGTATACAAGGATATTGGGGAAGAGATGCTGCAGCATTCTTTTGATG GATACAATATATGCATATTCGCATACGGCCAGACGGGGGCAGGGAAGTCGTACACAATGATGGGTCGTGGTGAGGACGGGCAAGAGGGTATTATCCCTCAGATATGCAAAGATCTCTTCCGGCGAATAAAGCAGACTACGTCAGAGGACCTCACTTATTCG GTGGAGGTCTCATACATGGAGATATACTGTGAGCGGGTACGCGATCTATTGAACCCGAAAAACAAAGGGAACCTCCGGGTTCGTGAGCACCCAGCACTGGGGCCCTATGTAGAAGATCTCAGCAAATTAGCTGTCATGTCTTACCAAGATATTTATGACCTCATCGATGAAGGAAATAAGGCCAG aaCTGTGGCCGCTACAAACATGAACGAGACGTCGTCCCGATCTCATGCAGTATTCACAATATTCTTCACGCAACAGCGATACGATAAAACCACTAATTTGGTTTCTGAGaag gTGTCGAAAATATCTCTGGTGGATTTGGCTGGTTCGGAACGAGCTGATTCTACGGGAGCAAAAGGGACAAGGCTCAAAGAAGGCGCGAATATTAACAAGTCCCTTACTACGCTGGGGAAAGTTATATCCGCTCTTGCTGAAATT TCG GCGTCCAAGAGCAAAAAATCAAAGAAAGCCGACTTCATACCGTACCGTGACTCGGTCCTGACTTGGTTGCTTCGTGAAAATCTTGGTGGAAACTCCAAGACGGCCATGATTGCCGCCATTTCGCCAGCTGACATCAACTATGATGAAACTTTGAGTACACTCAG ATATGCCGATCGCGCCAAGCAAATTGTCTGCAAAGCCGTGGTCAACGAAGACGCGAACGCGAAACTCATTCGAGAGCTCAAAGAAGAGATATTCAAACTCCGGGAACTGCTCAAGGCGGAAGGCATCGACGTTGAGGAAG GACCTGACGGTAGAGTCGTTTATGAAAAGAAAGAGACCA GGGAACCTTCTCCGATGCGCAAAAAGAATGAGGAAGAAGTGCTATCGCCGAAGCTTTCCCGTGCAGCAACAACGATTGCAGAGGAGGCGGTCGATCAACTGCAGGCCTCTGAGAAACTTATTGCTG AACTAAATGAAACATGGGAGGAGAAACTCAAACGTACCGAGCAAATTCGGGTCCAACGCGAAGCTGTGTTCGCTGAAATGGGTCTCGCTGTCAAGGAAGGCATTACTGTTGGTGTTTATTCGCCCAAGAAGACACCACATTTGGTGAATTTGAATGAGGATCCGAATTTGTCGGAGTGTCTCATTTACTATATCAAAGACG GTTTAACCCGTGTGGGAACAGCCGAAGCGAATGTACCACAGGATATACAATTATCCGGATCTCATATTGTCAGTGAACATTGTATTTTCGAGAACACAGATGGCGTTATCTGTCTTATACCGCATCGTGGGGCTCTTGTCTATGTGAATGGAAGAGAG gTGACAGAACCCATAATACTAAAGACCGGTTCCCGAGTAATTCTGGGAAAGAACCACGTATTCCGCTTCACTGATCCGAGTCAACCCCGGGAGGAACCGGTTAGCAACAAAAAACTTGCTGATACACCCGGAGTTGTTGAGA AAGACAGTGACACCACTGAAAATCAAAATGTGGATTGGGACTTCGCCCAGTGTGAGTTGCTTGAAAAGCAAGGCATTGATTTGAAGCAAGAGATGCAGAAGAGGTTATGTGCGTTGGAAGAACAATTCCGTAAGGAGAAAGAACATGCTGACCAGCAGTTTGAGGAGCAGAGAAag AACTACGAAGCCCGTATAGATGCTCTTCAGCGTCAAGTGGAAGAACAAAGCGTCACCATGTCAATGTACAGCTCGTACACGCCCGAAGATTTCCATAATGATGAAGATATATTTG tGAACCCATTATTCGAGACAGAGTGCTGGTCGGCTCGCGAGGTGGGTCTGGCTGCGTGGGCCTTCCGCAAGTGGAAGTATCACCAGTTCACTTCGCTACGCGACGATCTTTGGGGCAACGCTATCTTCCTAAAG GAAGCGAACGCGATATCGGTAGAATTACGCAAGAAAGTTCAATTCCAATTTACGCTTCTCACCGATACACCATTTTCTCCCTTACCCGCGGAGTTGGCACCGCGCGATGACGCCGATGACGAATATCGCCCGAGTGCTCCAACTGTGGTGGCCGTGGAAGTTACTGACACCAAAAATGGCGCAACGCACTATTGGACATTGGAGAAACTGCG ACGTCGTCTGGAGCTAATGCGTCAAATATACAACATGAACGAGTCGGCATGTTCTGAAGATGACGAGCCTACACCGACGATTCGTCCGCCGTCGCCCCCCATACAAGCGAAACAAGACGATCTATTGCAGTGCATTTCCGCGTGCGCGCAACAGACCAGACTGTCACTAGCCAACCTGTTACCTTCGAG ACAACGGTTGGAGCTTATGCGTGAGATGTACCACAACGAGGCGGAGCTCTCTCCAACTTCGCCAGATCACAATATCGAATCAGTGACCGGCGGAGATCCATTTTACGATCGATTCCCCTGGTTCCGTCTTGTTGGACG GAGCTTTGTATACCTCTCGAACCTCCTGTATCCGGTTCCGCTCATTCACAAGGTCGCGATCGTGAACGAGAAGGGAGACGTGAAGGGCTACCTCAGGGTAGCCGTGCAGGCGGTAGTCGACGCCGAAAAAA ATAACGCAGATTTCGTAGCGGGAGTCAAACAGTCCGCTAAGATCTCATTCGATGACGACATCGTGCCCACTCGGTCACGATTGAAGACTTTGTCAACCATAGAGAAGAACAACGCGATTAATTTAGAAGATAGACCTGACCAGGACTCCAACATTAAGATTGAAG aactaGCAGCTGCCGAGTGTGATGCAGACAGTGGACGCGGAGACAGTTCTCTCGCGTCTGAACTGAAGGATGACGAGCTTCCAGAGCACTTGACCCCGGGCAAGGAGTTCACCTTCCGAGTGACAGTACTTCAGGCCCACAGCGTGTCCACAGATTATGCTGATGTCTTCTGTCAGTTTAA CTTCTTGCATCGAAATGAAGACGCCTTTTCAACGGAACCAGTCAAAAATGCCGGCAAGAACACGCCTCTTGGTTTCTACCACGTACAAAAT ATCACCGTTCCAGTAACGAAATCGTTcgttgaatatattaaaacccAACCGATTGTCTTCGAAGTTTTTGGTCATTATCAACAACATCCTTTACataag GATGCCAAGCAGGACGGCCCAGTGGCGGGTCGTACGCCCCCCCGGCGAATGTTGCCACCCTCCATCCCGATATCGGCCCCCGTGAGGAGCCCTAAATGGGGGGCAGCCAGTGTGGCGCCCCCTTGCTGCTCCTCGCACCTGCACTCCAAGCATGACTTATTGGTCTGGTTCGAGATCTGCGAACTGGCGCCCAGTGGGGAATACGTTCCTGCT GTATTCGAACATAGCGACGATCTCCCATGCCGTGGGCTGTTCCTCCTCCATCAGGGTATTCAACGTCGTATCCGCATCACAATTCTCCATGAGCCGTCGTCAGACCTTCAGTGGACTGATGTCAGGGAGCTTGTTGTTG GTCGCATACGCAATAGTCCTGAGGCGAACGAGGACACGTCAGATGGTGATGAAGATGGAGCCCTCTCCCTAGGCTTATTCCCAGGGGAACGACCCAACTTAGACGATCGAGCCGTATTtag GTTTGAAGCGGCATGGGACAGCAGTCTTCACGGGTCCCCATTGCTCAACCGAGTTAGCGCCAACGGAGAAGTTGTCTATATAACACTGAGTGCTTATCTAGAG aTCGAAAACTGCGGTCGTCCAGCGATAGTGACCAAAGACCTCTCGGTGGTTGTCGTGGGTCGTGAAGCTCGCACGGGTCGTTCGTTGCGACGTGCGTTGTTCGGATCCAAGATGGCGCGGGCTGATAGACTTACGGGCGTCTACGAACTTAGCCTGCATCGAGCTCTTGAACCAG gcgTACAACGCAGACAGAGACGCGTACTGGACACGAGCGGCACGTACGTGCGCGGAGAAGAAAACCTACACGGGTGGCGACCTCGTGGAGACTCTCTCATATTCGACCATCAG TGGGAGTTAGAGAAAATGACTCGGCTCGAACAGGTGGGACGTACAAGACACTTGCTGGCTCTGCGTGAACGTCTGAGGCATGGGCATGAGAATACTGTAGCTCCAAACGACTTTACTAAGACAGAAAAG GAGGTATGCAACATGGCGGCAAAGGCAGCGTCTGAGTGCGCACACACACGTGATGAGTCACTCTATGAGCCATGGGAAATGTCACCAAAGGAGAAGGAACTAACCACTAAATACATCAAATTGATACAAG GACGGATAGGCACAAACGCGAACAAAGAAGTGGAAACAGCAGTTTCgcctgcgactccggtcgacGAAGGCGTGTCTGCGGATATTTCCACCCCAAGTCTTCTTTCTTCTATTCACAGTGCTAGCAGTTTTGA gCTCTGCTCTCCCGAGCGCGCTCTTCTCGAGAAATCCATATCGGGCTGGGGCTGCGGCGTAGGTGCGCCCATGGGCCCTATGTCCGTCTCGGGAGTGGGTGGCGCCCTCTACGTCCCCGAGTGCGAGGAAGTGCGCGTGTCGGCCGCAGTGGCTCGACGCGGCTACCTTAACGTGCTGCAACACGGCACGCACGGCTGGAAGAAACGGTGGCTG gtgGTTAGGCGGCCGTACGTATTCATGTACCGTGACGAACGCGATCCCATTGAACGTGCGCTTATCAACCTCGCGAACGCGCACGTTGAGTACTCGGAAGACCAGGAACAAATGGTCCGCATGCCTAATACATTCAG tgTGGTGAGCAAGGAGCGTGGCTACCTTCTCCAGACCTTGGGTGATAAAGAGGTTCACGACTGGCTGTACGCCATCAACCCATTACTGGCTGGACAAATCAG GTCGCGTTCGGCCCGGCGCACTACTGGGGAAAAGGGGTCACCTAACAAAGCCTCACCCGAGAAAGGACAGCTTGCAGCATGA
- the LOC123712842 gene encoding kinesin-like protein unc-104 isoform X14, translated as MSSVKVAVRVRPFNSREIARESKCIIEMSGNTTVIVNPKVPPGSKESAKSFNFDFSYWSHNPSDSDFSSQVMVYKDIGEEMLQHSFDGYNICIFAYGQTGAGKSYTMMGRGEDGQEGIIPQICKDLFRRIKQTTSEDLTYSVEVSYMEIYCERVRDLLNPKNKGNLRVREHPALGPYVEDLSKLAVMSYQDIYDLIDEGNKARTVAATNMNETSSRSHAVFTIFFTQQRYDKTTNLVSEKVSKISLVDLAGSERADSTGAKGTRLKEGANINKSLTTLGKVISALAEIASKSKKSKKADFIPYRDSVLTWLLRENLGGNSKTAMIAAISPADINYDETLSTLRYADRAKQIVCKAVVNEDANAKLIRELKEEIFKLRELLKAEGIDVEEGPDGRVVYEKKETREPSPMRKKNEEEVLSPKLSRAATTIAEEAVDQLQASEKLIAELNETWEEKLKRTEQIRVQREAVFAEMGLAVKEGITVGVYSPKKTPHLVNLNEDPNLSECLIYYIKDGLTRVGTAEANVPQDIQLSGSHIVSEHCIFENTDGVICLIPHRGALVYVNGREVTEPIILKTGSRVILGKNHVFRFTDPSQPREEPVSNKKLADTPGVVEKDSDTTENQNVDWDFAQCELLEKQGIDLKQEMQKRLCALEEQFRKEKEHADQQFEEQRKNYEARIDALQRQVEEQSVTMSMYSSYTPEDFHNDEDIFVNPLFETECWSAREVGLAAWAFRKWKYHQFTSLRDDLWGNAIFLKEANAISVELRKKVQFQFTLLTDTPFSPLPAELAPRDDADDEYRPSAPTVVAVEVTDTKNGATHYWTLEKLRQRLELMREMYHNEAELSPTSPDHNIESVTGGDPFYDRFPWFRLVGRSFVYLSNLLYPVPLIHKVAIVNEKGDVKGYLRVAVQAVVDAEKNNADFVAGVKQSAKISFDDDIVPTRSRLKTLSTIEKNNAINLEDRPDQDSNIKIEELAAAECDADSGRGDSSLASELKDDELPEHLTPGKEFTFRVTVLQAHSVSTDYADVFCQFNFLHRNEDAFSTEPVKNAGKNTPLGFYHVQNITVPVTKSFVEYIKTQPIVFEVFGHYQQHPLHKDAKQDGPVAGRTPPRRMLPPSIPISAPVRSPKWGAASVAPPCCSSHLHSKHDLLVWFEICELAPSGEYVPAVFEHSDDLPCRGLFLLHQGIQRRIRITILHEPSSDLQWTDVRELVVGRIRNSPEANEDTSDGDEDGALSLGLFPGERPNLDDRAVFRFEAAWDSSLHGSPLLNRVSANGEVVYITLSAYLEIENCGRPAIVTKDLSVVVVGREARTGRSLRRALFGSKMARADRLTGVYELSLHRALEPGVQRRQRRVLDTSGTYVRGEENLHGWRPRGDSLIFDHQWELEKMTRLEQVGRTRHLLALRERLRHGHENTVAPNDFTKTEKEVCNMAAKAASECAHTRDESLYEPWEMSPKEKELTTKYIKLIQGRIGTNANKEVETAVSPATPVDEGVSADISTPSLLSSIHSASSFELCSPERALLEKSISGWGCGVGAPMGPMSVSGVGGALYVPECEEVRVSAAVARRGYLNVLQHGTHGWKKRWLVVRRPYVFMYRDERDPIERALINLANAHVEYSEDQEQMVRMPNTFSVVSKERGYLLQTLGDKEVHDWLYAINPLLAGQIRSRSARRTTGEKGSPNKASPEKGQLAA; from the exons TAATCGTGAATCCAAAGGTTCCACCGGGCTCCAAGGAGAGTGCAAAAAGTTTCAACTTTGATTTCTCATATTGGTCGCATAAC cCAAGTGATTCCGACTTCTCCTCCCAAGTGATGGTATACAAGGATATTGGGGAAGAGATGCTGCAGCATTCTTTTGATG GATACAATATATGCATATTCGCATACGGCCAGACGGGGGCAGGGAAGTCGTACACAATGATGGGTCGTGGTGAGGACGGGCAAGAGGGTATTATCCCTCAGATATGCAAAGATCTCTTCCGGCGAATAAAGCAGACTACGTCAGAGGACCTCACTTATTCG GTGGAGGTCTCATACATGGAGATATACTGTGAGCGGGTACGCGATCTATTGAACCCGAAAAACAAAGGGAACCTCCGGGTTCGTGAGCACCCAGCACTGGGGCCCTATGTAGAAGATCTCAGCAAATTAGCTGTCATGTCTTACCAAGATATTTATGACCTCATCGATGAAGGAAATAAGGCCAG aaCTGTGGCCGCTACAAACATGAACGAGACGTCGTCCCGATCTCATGCAGTATTCACAATATTCTTCACGCAACAGCGATACGATAAAACCACTAATTTGGTTTCTGAGaag gTGTCGAAAATATCTCTGGTGGATTTGGCTGGTTCGGAACGAGCTGATTCTACGGGAGCAAAAGGGACAAGGCTCAAAGAAGGCGCGAATATTAACAAGTCCCTTACTACGCTGGGGAAAGTTATATCCGCTCTTGCTGAAATT GCGTCCAAGAGCAAAAAATCAAAGAAAGCCGACTTCATACCGTACCGTGACTCGGTCCTGACTTGGTTGCTTCGTGAAAATCTTGGTGGAAACTCCAAGACGGCCATGATTGCCGCCATTTCGCCAGCTGACATCAACTATGATGAAACTTTGAGTACACTCAG ATATGCCGATCGCGCCAAGCAAATTGTCTGCAAAGCCGTGGTCAACGAAGACGCGAACGCGAAACTCATTCGAGAGCTCAAAGAAGAGATATTCAAACTCCGGGAACTGCTCAAGGCGGAAGGCATCGACGTTGAGGAAG GACCTGACGGTAGAGTCGTTTATGAAAAGAAAGAGACCA GGGAACCTTCTCCGATGCGCAAAAAGAATGAGGAAGAAGTGCTATCGCCGAAGCTTTCCCGTGCAGCAACAACGATTGCAGAGGAGGCGGTCGATCAACTGCAGGCCTCTGAGAAACTTATTGCTG AACTAAATGAAACATGGGAGGAGAAACTCAAACGTACCGAGCAAATTCGGGTCCAACGCGAAGCTGTGTTCGCTGAAATGGGTCTCGCTGTCAAGGAAGGCATTACTGTTGGTGTTTATTCGCCCAAGAAGACACCACATTTGGTGAATTTGAATGAGGATCCGAATTTGTCGGAGTGTCTCATTTACTATATCAAAGACG GTTTAACCCGTGTGGGAACAGCCGAAGCGAATGTACCACAGGATATACAATTATCCGGATCTCATATTGTCAGTGAACATTGTATTTTCGAGAACACAGATGGCGTTATCTGTCTTATACCGCATCGTGGGGCTCTTGTCTATGTGAATGGAAGAGAG gTGACAGAACCCATAATACTAAAGACCGGTTCCCGAGTAATTCTGGGAAAGAACCACGTATTCCGCTTCACTGATCCGAGTCAACCCCGGGAGGAACCGGTTAGCAACAAAAAACTTGCTGATACACCCGGAGTTGTTGAGA AAGACAGTGACACCACTGAAAATCAAAATGTGGATTGGGACTTCGCCCAGTGTGAGTTGCTTGAAAAGCAAGGCATTGATTTGAAGCAAGAGATGCAGAAGAGGTTATGTGCGTTGGAAGAACAATTCCGTAAGGAGAAAGAACATGCTGACCAGCAGTTTGAGGAGCAGAGAAag AACTACGAAGCCCGTATAGATGCTCTTCAGCGTCAAGTGGAAGAACAAAGCGTCACCATGTCAATGTACAGCTCGTACACGCCCGAAGATTTCCATAATGATGAAGATATATTTG tGAACCCATTATTCGAGACAGAGTGCTGGTCGGCTCGCGAGGTGGGTCTGGCTGCGTGGGCCTTCCGCAAGTGGAAGTATCACCAGTTCACTTCGCTACGCGACGATCTTTGGGGCAACGCTATCTTCCTAAAG GAAGCGAACGCGATATCGGTAGAATTACGCAAGAAAGTTCAATTCCAATTTACGCTTCTCACCGATACACCATTTTCTCCCTTACCCGCGGAGTTGGCACCGCGCGATGACGCCGATGACGAATATCGCCCGAGTGCTCCAACTGTGGTGGCCGTGGAAGTTACTGACACCAAAAATGGCGCAACGCACTATTGGACATTGGAGAAACTGCG ACAACGGTTGGAGCTTATGCGTGAGATGTACCACAACGAGGCGGAGCTCTCTCCAACTTCGCCAGATCACAATATCGAATCAGTGACCGGCGGAGATCCATTTTACGATCGATTCCCCTGGTTCCGTCTTGTTGGACG GAGCTTTGTATACCTCTCGAACCTCCTGTATCCGGTTCCGCTCATTCACAAGGTCGCGATCGTGAACGAGAAGGGAGACGTGAAGGGCTACCTCAGGGTAGCCGTGCAGGCGGTAGTCGACGCCGAAAAAA ATAACGCAGATTTCGTAGCGGGAGTCAAACAGTCCGCTAAGATCTCATTCGATGACGACATCGTGCCCACTCGGTCACGATTGAAGACTTTGTCAACCATAGAGAAGAACAACGCGATTAATTTAGAAGATAGACCTGACCAGGACTCCAACATTAAGATTGAAG aactaGCAGCTGCCGAGTGTGATGCAGACAGTGGACGCGGAGACAGTTCTCTCGCGTCTGAACTGAAGGATGACGAGCTTCCAGAGCACTTGACCCCGGGCAAGGAGTTCACCTTCCGAGTGACAGTACTTCAGGCCCACAGCGTGTCCACAGATTATGCTGATGTCTTCTGTCAGTTTAA CTTCTTGCATCGAAATGAAGACGCCTTTTCAACGGAACCAGTCAAAAATGCCGGCAAGAACACGCCTCTTGGTTTCTACCACGTACAAAAT ATCACCGTTCCAGTAACGAAATCGTTcgttgaatatattaaaacccAACCGATTGTCTTCGAAGTTTTTGGTCATTATCAACAACATCCTTTACataag GATGCCAAGCAGGACGGCCCAGTGGCGGGTCGTACGCCCCCCCGGCGAATGTTGCCACCCTCCATCCCGATATCGGCCCCCGTGAGGAGCCCTAAATGGGGGGCAGCCAGTGTGGCGCCCCCTTGCTGCTCCTCGCACCTGCACTCCAAGCATGACTTATTGGTCTGGTTCGAGATCTGCGAACTGGCGCCCAGTGGGGAATACGTTCCTGCT GTATTCGAACATAGCGACGATCTCCCATGCCGTGGGCTGTTCCTCCTCCATCAGGGTATTCAACGTCGTATCCGCATCACAATTCTCCATGAGCCGTCGTCAGACCTTCAGTGGACTGATGTCAGGGAGCTTGTTGTTG GTCGCATACGCAATAGTCCTGAGGCGAACGAGGACACGTCAGATGGTGATGAAGATGGAGCCCTCTCCCTAGGCTTATTCCCAGGGGAACGACCCAACTTAGACGATCGAGCCGTATTtag GTTTGAAGCGGCATGGGACAGCAGTCTTCACGGGTCCCCATTGCTCAACCGAGTTAGCGCCAACGGAGAAGTTGTCTATATAACACTGAGTGCTTATCTAGAG aTCGAAAACTGCGGTCGTCCAGCGATAGTGACCAAAGACCTCTCGGTGGTTGTCGTGGGTCGTGAAGCTCGCACGGGTCGTTCGTTGCGACGTGCGTTGTTCGGATCCAAGATGGCGCGGGCTGATAGACTTACGGGCGTCTACGAACTTAGCCTGCATCGAGCTCTTGAACCAG gcgTACAACGCAGACAGAGACGCGTACTGGACACGAGCGGCACGTACGTGCGCGGAGAAGAAAACCTACACGGGTGGCGACCTCGTGGAGACTCTCTCATATTCGACCATCAG TGGGAGTTAGAGAAAATGACTCGGCTCGAACAGGTGGGACGTACAAGACACTTGCTGGCTCTGCGTGAACGTCTGAGGCATGGGCATGAGAATACTGTAGCTCCAAACGACTTTACTAAGACAGAAAAG GAGGTATGCAACATGGCGGCAAAGGCAGCGTCTGAGTGCGCACACACACGTGATGAGTCACTCTATGAGCCATGGGAAATGTCACCAAAGGAGAAGGAACTAACCACTAAATACATCAAATTGATACAAG GACGGATAGGCACAAACGCGAACAAAGAAGTGGAAACAGCAGTTTCgcctgcgactccggtcgacGAAGGCGTGTCTGCGGATATTTCCACCCCAAGTCTTCTTTCTTCTATTCACAGTGCTAGCAGTTTTGA gCTCTGCTCTCCCGAGCGCGCTCTTCTCGAGAAATCCATATCGGGCTGGGGCTGCGGCGTAGGTGCGCCCATGGGCCCTATGTCCGTCTCGGGAGTGGGTGGCGCCCTCTACGTCCCCGAGTGCGAGGAAGTGCGCGTGTCGGCCGCAGTGGCTCGACGCGGCTACCTTAACGTGCTGCAACACGGCACGCACGGCTGGAAGAAACGGTGGCTG gtgGTTAGGCGGCCGTACGTATTCATGTACCGTGACGAACGCGATCCCATTGAACGTGCGCTTATCAACCTCGCGAACGCGCACGTTGAGTACTCGGAAGACCAGGAACAAATGGTCCGCATGCCTAATACATTCAG tgTGGTGAGCAAGGAGCGTGGCTACCTTCTCCAGACCTTGGGTGATAAAGAGGTTCACGACTGGCTGTACGCCATCAACCCATTACTGGCTGGACAAATCAG GTCGCGTTCGGCCCGGCGCACTACTGGGGAAAAGGGGTCACCTAACAAAGCCTCACCCGAGAAAGGACAGCTTGCAGCATGA